TCCAGGCCGTGAAGGACAACGACGGCGCGGCACTGGTGAAGGCGCGCACCAAGCTCAACGCCGCGGTGGCCGCGGCAGGCGCGGCCACCCAGCCCACGCAGTCCGGAGCCGACCAGGGCCTGGTGGTGCCGCAGGTCGGCGACGGCGTCTTCCAGGCGTTCGTGGCCAAGGCCAAGTCCGTGGCGGACGCCTGGCTCGGAGCAGTTCCCGCCGCCGGAACGGCGCCGAAGGCCGTCACCAGCATGCAGGCGTATGGCAACAACGTCCCGGCCAACATGTTCGACGGCGACACCGGCACCATCTTCTGGACGAACAACACCCCCGTGGTGGGGGACACGATCGGTGCCGACCTGGGCGCGCCCGCCAGCATCACCGCCGTGAAGATCCAGCAGTCGGACTCGGACATCGTCCAGGCCGACATGATGTACCACGCGAAGCTGCAGTACTCCGTGGACGGCACCACGTGGACCGACGCCGGCACCTTTGACAACGCCCCCGTCATCAACGCCACGTTCGCCACGCCCGTGACGGCCCGCTACGTGAGGATCGTCGCCACCGCCGTCAACCCGGGAGGCAAGTGGATCAAGATCCGCGAATTCACTGTCAGCACCGTCCCGGCCGGCATCACCTCCACGATCGCCCCGGCCGCCGGCAGCACGTTGTCCGCGGCCGTTGACGGCCGGGTGGACACCGCCTGGACCGGCGCCCGCGCCGCCGTGCTGGGCGACAACGTCACCCAGCTTTTCGACGCCCGCACCGTGCCGTCCGTGACTGTCGTCGGCACCGCGTCCGGGACCGTCCAGGTCCAGCGTGGGGGCGTGTGGGCCAAGGCCGGCAAGCTCAAGGCCGGTTACACAAAGGTGACCGTCGGCGGCTCTCCCGTCACCGGTGTCCGGCTCGCCCTGGACCGCGGCCCGGCCCCGGTGATCAACGAGATCATCCTCGGCGCCGCCCAGTAGCACCGGCCTGCGCACGGCAGCGGCGCACGGCAGGCGCCGCCGTCGTACCTCCACGAGGGGGACGGCGGCGGCGCTTGCCCATGTCCGGCAAAAGCCAACCGCGGTAGTCTGGCAGGGGAGGTATGGTGATGCACTCCACGCACATCCACGACGGAAAGACCCCAACCCTGATCTCCTCGGTGAGCCGGGCGCTGGCCGTCCTGGACTGCATCGGCTCCGCGTCGCGCCCGCTGCCGGCCAAGTCGATCGCGCGGGCCACCGACCTGAGCCTGGGCACCACCTACAACGTGCTGCGGACCCTGGCCCACTCCCGGTACGTGGTCCAGGACACCGACGGCTTCGTGCTCGGCCCCGGCCACCCCGCCTTGGCCGCCGCGGGCAGCGCCGTTGCCCTGGCCCGGGTCCGGGGCGTGCTCAACAGCCTCCGCGATGAACTGGGCGCCCCCGTCTACCTGGCCCGCTTCCGGGACGGTGAGATCGAGCTGGTGGACATTGTCGACGACGCGCTCGCCCCGCGGATGGACCTGTGGGTCGGGCTGGAGGACGGCGCGCACGCCACGGCCTTCGGCAAGCAGATCCTGGCCGGGCGCACCGTGGCCGAACGCCTCGACTACGTCTCCGCCCACCCGCTGGCCGGGCTCACGCCACACACCGTCACCTCGCCGCGGGAGTTCCTCCACCTGCTCGACGGCGGAGCGACCGCCATGCGCGACGAGCAGGAATATGCGCTGGGGTTCACCTGCCTGGCGGTCCCCGTCGCGGCGTCCACGTGGGCCGGGGCGCTGGCCATCTCCCGGCCGGTCGGGGCAGTGCGGGCCGGCACGGACCCCACCCGGGCGCTGGAACGGGCGGCCGCCCGGCTGGAACTGCTCCTGGCCACGGGCGGGACGCCCGGAGGCTGACGGACGGACTGTGCTGACGGACGGACTGTTCCGAGGCGAAGGCCCGGAGTTGTCAAGGGCGTTGTTTTCATCCCCTGAAATCCGTGCGGTGTCCGCCCCGCGGCGCCCTGCCTAGGCTCATTGTTAATGGGCATGCGGGCCGTTGGATGAGTGCGCGCACAGTGCGGCGCACCGTCGCCGGAGGCATCGCATCTGGTGGCAAGGAGAGACGATGACCGTGCAATCAACCGAGGTTGCAAGCGGCCTCACCACTGAAGGGCGGCAGGAACTGCTGCGCCGGATGATCCTCATGAGGACGTTTGAGGAAGCGGTCCTGCGTGACTACCACGCGGACAAGAGCCCGGGCTTTGACATCGGTGCGGGCCTGATCCCGGGGGAGATGCACCTCTCCGCCGGGCAGGAACCCGTGGCGGCGGGCGTGTGCGCGCACCTGGAGACCCGGGATGCACTGACGGCCACGCACCGCCCGCACCACCTGGCCATCGGGAAGGGAATGAACCTGCGCTCGCTGGCGGGGGAGATCTTCGGCCGGGAAACGGGGCTGGGCCACGGACGTGGCGGGCACATGCACCTCTTCGACCCCGCCACGCACTTCTCCTGCTCGGGCATCGTGGCCGAGGGCTTCCCCTCCGCGCTCGGCCAGGCGTTCGCGTTCCAGCGTGCCGGCAGCCGGAACGTCGCGGTCGCGGTCGCCGGCGAGGGCGCCGCCAACGCAGGCCCGTTCCACGAGTCCCTGAACCTGGCAGCGCTGTGGAAGCTGCCCGTCGTGTTCGTCATCGAGGACAACGACTGGGGCATTTCCGTGGCACGGGCGGCGTCCACGTCCGTGCCGTCGAACGCGGTCCGCGCCGTCGGCTACGGCATACCCGGGCTCCGCGTGGAGGACAACGACGTCGAGGCCGTGCACGCCGCGGCCGGGGCCGCCGTCGCCCGCGCCCGCGCAGGCCAGGGGCCCAGCCTCATCGAGGTGCACACGCTGCGCCTGTGGGGCCACTTCGAGGGCGACGCCCAGGGCTACCGGCCCGAACTTGCCCAGGTGCCGGACCGCGACCCCATCCCCGCCTACGAAAAGCGCCTGCGCGACGCCGGCGCCCTCGGCGATGAAGAGCTGGAGGAGATGAAGGCGAGCGCACTGACCCAGGTGGCGGACGCCGTCGAGCATGCCAAGGCGGCGCCAACGCCCAACCCGGACGAGGCCCGCAAGTACGTCTTTGTGGAAGGGAGAATCTCATGAGCCAGGCAACTGCGGCGGCCGCGCACCGGCCGCTGCCCCGGGAACCCGAACCGGGCACGCGGCGGCTGAACACGGCCAAGGCCATCCAGGAGGCCATCGCCTCGCAGATGGCGGCGGACCCGTCGGTGTTTGTCATGGGCGAGGACGTGGGCGCGTACGGCGGCATCTTCTCCTCCACCACGGGGCTGCTGGAGCGGTTCGGCCCGGAGCGCGTCCTGGACACCCCGATCTCGGAGTCGGCGTTCATCGGGCTGGGCATCGGCGCGGCGGTGGAGGGCATGCGGCCCGTCGTGGAGCTCATGTTCGTGGACTTCTTTGGCGTGTGCATGGACCAGATCTACAACCACATGGCCAAGATCCACTACGAGTCCGGCGGCCACGTCCGCGTGCCCATGGTGCTCATGACGGCCGTGGGCGGCGGCTATTCGGACGGCGCCCAGCACTCGCAGACGCTGTGGGGGACGTTTGCGCACCTGCCCGGCATGAAGGTGGTGGTCCCGTCCAACCCGTACGACGCCAAGGGGCTCATGACGGCGGCGATCCGCTCCGATGACCCGGTCGTGTACATGTTCCACAAGGGCGTCATGGGGCTGGCCTGGATGGCCAAGAACCAGCGCTCGATCGGCGCCGTGCCGGAGGGGGACTACGTGGTGCCGATCGGCAAGGCCAGGGTGGCCCGCGAAGGCGCCGACGTGAGCATTGTGACGCTGTCA
This genomic stretch from Arthrobacter dokdonellae harbors:
- a CDS encoding IclR family transcriptional regulator, giving the protein MHSTHIHDGKTPTLISSVSRALAVLDCIGSASRPLPAKSIARATDLSLGTTYNVLRTLAHSRYVVQDTDGFVLGPGHPALAAAGSAVALARVRGVLNSLRDELGAPVYLARFRDGEIELVDIVDDALAPRMDLWVGLEDGAHATAFGKQILAGRTVAERLDYVSAHPLAGLTPHTVTSPREFLHLLDGGATAMRDEQEYALGFTCLAVPVAASTWAGALAISRPVGAVRAGTDPTRALERAAARLELLLATGGTPGG
- a CDS encoding thiamine pyrophosphate-dependent dehydrogenase E1 component subunit alpha, with the translated sequence MTVQSTEVASGLTTEGRQELLRRMILMRTFEEAVLRDYHADKSPGFDIGAGLIPGEMHLSAGQEPVAAGVCAHLETRDALTATHRPHHLAIGKGMNLRSLAGEIFGRETGLGHGRGGHMHLFDPATHFSCSGIVAEGFPSALGQAFAFQRAGSRNVAVAVAGEGAANAGPFHESLNLAALWKLPVVFVIEDNDWGISVARAASTSVPSNAVRAVGYGIPGLRVEDNDVEAVHAAAGAAVARARAGQGPSLIEVHTLRLWGHFEGDAQGYRPELAQVPDRDPIPAYEKRLRDAGALGDEELEEMKASALTQVADAVEHAKAAPTPNPDEARKYVFVEGRIS
- a CDS encoding alpha-ketoacid dehydrogenase subunit beta, coding for MSQATAAAAHRPLPREPEPGTRRLNTAKAIQEAIASQMAADPSVFVMGEDVGAYGGIFSSTTGLLERFGPERVLDTPISESAFIGLGIGAAVEGMRPVVELMFVDFFGVCMDQIYNHMAKIHYESGGHVRVPMVLMTAVGGGYSDGAQHSQTLWGTFAHLPGMKVVVPSNPYDAKGLMTAAIRSDDPVVYMFHKGVMGLAWMAKNQRSIGAVPEGDYVVPIGKARVAREGADVSIVTLSLSVHHSLDVAEKLAPEGISVEVLDLRSLVPLDRGAVIATAAKTGRVIVVDEDYRSFGLSGEIAATITEHDPSLLKSFSRVCVPDVPIPYARELEYAVLPTSARIEAAVRKAVAA